Within Streptomyces sp. SS1-1, the genomic segment GACCGGCGCCTACGCCGTGCACGCGCTGCACGACGAGGAACGCGCCGCCTTCGAGAGCCATCTGGACGGGTGCGACGCCTGCCGGCAGGAGGTCGCCGAGTTCACCGCCACCACCGGACGCCTGGCCCGGACCACCACGGTGCGCACGCGCCCCGCCATGCGGGAGCAGGTCCTGCAACGCATCACCGGCGTGCGACAGGTCTCGCCCGAGACCGCGCCGCCGGAGCCCGCGGGCGGCGGCGTCCGGCGAGGACGGGGACCGGCCTGGTGGGCGCTCGCCGCCAGTGTGGCCGCTGCCGCCACCTTCGGCGGGGCGGCCGTGTGGCAGCACGAACGCGCCGAGGACGCTCAGCACCAGGCCGCACAGGCCGAGCGGCGCGCGGACGACCTGGCGGGAGTGCTGGCCGCGCCCGACGCCACGTCGCGTTCGGCGCGGGTGGGGGGCGGCGCGGGCACGCTGGTGGTCTCGGTCCGCCGGGACCGTGCCGTGTTCGTCAGCTCGGACATGCCCGCACCTCCGCGAGGCAAGGTGTACCAACTGTGGTTCTCGGACGGCGGGAAGATGCGTTCGGCCGGCCTGATGGATCCCGACCGCAGCAGCCAGACGGTCCTCATGCAGGGCGCGGTCCACGGGGCCTCGGAAGTCGGGATCACCGTGGAGCCGGCCGGTGGATCGAAGCAGCCGACGTCCGTGCCGGTCGCCCTGCTCGCTCTGCCGACGTGAGAGCGCCGCGTGGGAAGCCCGGCGACGCTGCGGGCTTCCCACGCGAACCGTCCGCGTTGTCGCGGTGCGGCGCAGTGGGCACACGGCCGGTGCCGGAGACCCGGGGGGCGTCGGCCGCGAGCGCGGAAGTGGCGTGGGGCACCCGCCCGGTCCCGTCCGGCGGGCGTCGGCGGATGCCCCGGTGGACGACGCGCCGCCCGGCCTGCCCGGTCAGTGGCACCGGGCAGGCCGGGCGGCGCGGCTCGCGGTGGCGTCAGCTCTTGGGCATGAGAACGGTGTCGATGATGTAGACCGTGGCATTGGCGGTCGTGACGTTCCCGCAGACGACCTTGGCGGATCCCTGGACGGTGTAGGACTCGCCCGAACCGGAGGTCATGACCTTCGACTTCTCCAGGGTGTCGAAGGAGCCGTTCTCCATGTCCTTCGGCGTGAGCTTCTGACCGACGACGTGATAGGTGAGGATCTTCGTCAGCATCGCCTTGTCGTTGAGGACCTTGTCGAGGGTGGCCTCAGGGATCTTCCCGAAGGCGTCGTTCGTCGGCGCGAACACGGTGATGCCCTGCGCGTTGTTGAGGGTGTCGACCAGGCCGGCCTTCTTCACCGCCGTCACGAGGGTGGACAGAGCGGGGTTGTGGGAGGCCGCCGTGGCGACGGGGTCCTTGGCCATGCCGTCGAAGGAGCCCGCCCCGTTCTTCGGGACCGCCGAACAGGCCGGACCGAACGGCTGGTCCATGGTGCTCGCCGTCGAGCCGCTCGACGCGTCGCTGTTCCTCGTGGCCGAAGCCTTCGCGCGGTCGGAGGAGTCGGCCTTGTCGCTGCTGCCGTCGGAGCAGGCGGCGAGAGCCAGGGGCAGCACGGCGGCCGCGGCGAGAAGACCGGTGGCACGGCGGATACGGGTGTTCATCATGTCCTCCTGTTGGACGGTGCAGCATGACAAGGCTGCGCTGGTGGTGGTGTGGACAGTGGTTCGAAAGAGGGCTCGCGGGCCCTGCGCGGGGCGGGCGGTCACTCCACGGTCACGACGACCGAGTGCCGGCCGCTCGCGCCGTCGGGGATCGTCCGGGTGCGCTCGGTGGTCTGCACGGCGCCGGTCCGGTCGGTGGCGCGTACGGTGAGTGTGTGGCCGCCTCTGGTGGCCTTCCAGGGCAGGGACCACTGGCGCCAGGTGTCGCGCGTGTCCTGGGCGGCCAGGTCGGCTTCCCGCCAGGGACCGTCGTCGACGCGGACCTCGACCCTGCCGATGCCACGCCCCTGGGCCCAGGCGACGCCGGCGATCATCACGGTGCCGGACGCGGGCCGGGCGAAGGGCTTGGGGGTGTCGATCCGCGACCCGGTCTTGACCGGGGCACGGCGGGCCCAGCCGCGCCGGACCCAGTAGGGGTCATAGGAGTCGAAGGTGGTGAGCTCGATGTCCTTGATCCACTTGCAGGCCGAGACGAAGCCGTACAGGCCGGGGACGACCATCCGGACCGGGAAGCCGTGTGCGAAGGGCAGCGGCTCGCCGTTCATGCCGAGGGCGAGCATGGCGTCCCGGCCGTCCATGACGTCCTCGACCGGAGTGCCGATCGTCATGCCGTCCACCGACCGGGACACCAACTGGTCCGCCGGCCCTCCCCGGGACGGAGGCTCTACCCCGCATTCGGCGAGGAGGTCGGCCAGTCGTACGCCGGTCCAGCGCGCGTTGCCCACATACGGGCCACCGACCTCGTTGGAGACGCAGGTGAGGGTGATGTCCCGCTCGATGAGGTCCCTGGCCAGCAGATCGTCGAAGGAGAAGCGGGCCGGGCGGCGTACGCCCCTGCCGTGGATACGCAACCGCCAGTCGCCGGTGTCCACTCGGGGCACCACCAGCGCGGTGTCCACCCGGTAGAAGGCCGAGTTGGAGGTGACGAAGGGACTGATGCCACGGACTCGCAGCCCGGTTCTCCCCGCGGCGGATCGCGCCGGTGATCCGGGAGTCGGCAGCACGACCGCGTCGCGCGAGGCGATGGCGTCCCGGCCGCGCGAGGAGTTCAGGGACCGCCCGATCGCCCCCACGGCAGTGGAGACCGCCGCCGCGGAAACGGCCCCGAGGACGAACCCCCGCCGGTCCCAGCCCGCGGACGGCGGCGGACTCGCCTCGGCTGCCGTCACCGCCGACGGTCGTGTGGTCGCTGACGACCGCGCCACCATGGTCAGGCGGCCCGCCAGCGCGTAAAGGAGCAGGGATCCGGCCGCAGCTCCCCCCACGGACGGGAGTGCGTCCGGGAGACCGGTGGAGTCGGGACGACCGACGGCGGCCGCCGCGCCGACGCCTCCGAGGAGGAGGATCCCGGCGGCCGAGACGCGACGAAAACGCACCGCCAGCGCACCCGAGGTCAGCGCCAGCGCCGTCAGGACGGCGAGGATGCCGACCTGCAGCACGAACTTGTCGTCCGTGCCGAATCGACGGACCGCCCAGTCCTTGACCGCAGCCGGCGTGGCGTCGATGGACGCGCTGCCCACCGCGACGATCGGGCCGGCCTGCGGCCGCGCCAGCCCTGCCAGCAGATCGGCCACCGCCAGCGCGGCGAAGCCGGCCAGCACGCCGCTGAGCGCACCCAGCGCAATACGGGGCCAAGGGGTTCGTACCCGCTGATCCTTCTCGTCGTCCCTCACGCCGGGAATCCGGTTCCGTTCGCCCCGCGGATTGGTCCCAGACCTGATCAGGTGAAAAAGAATCCAGGACCAATCAGCCCGGCGTTCCGCTACGGATTACCCGAAGGCGTCAGGAGAGGAGCGAGCGGCCCGTGGGCCTCAGCCGGAGCATCCGAGGTGCCTCCGTCTGCTCTCGCTCGATGCCTGCGGGCTCGGTGATCAGGGGACCGAGCGGCACCTGGCCCGTCTCGAGGAGAGCTGGGAGCAGGTCGTCCCGGATCCGTGCGATGCCGTCGTCTCGCCCCGAGGGGGAGGACCACACGGTGGCCGCGACGAACCGTTCGGGCGACGGTGCGCCGATCGGGGGTCCTTGCCACGGCGGAGACGGCGAGGCGGGCGTCCGCCGAGGAAGGGGTGAAGAAGAAGGGACGTCGTCCGAGTCGATCACGGCGTCGTTCGCCCGGAGGCGGTGCCTGGCCCGAAACAAGGCGTAGTGCGGCAAACGCCCTCCGGCGGGCCCGGCGAGTCGACCGGGTTCCGGCAGGGCGATCCACTGATCACCGAGGCGCTCCGGCCCGTCGCTCTCTCCGTGAGCCGGCGCCTGGGGCTGGTACGGTCTCCGGGGCCGCTTCGCCGAGACTGTGCTGATTCACGGCGGTTTCCTTGAGTCAACCGGGACAGATAGTTGGCTCAAAATGTTCATTTGCCACGCCGTATCTGGCCCCGACTCGGTCTCGGTCGCGCTCTTCGGCGCCGACTCATTGCCTGAAGTCCGCCTCACGGCCGTCGAGATGAGGCGACGTCAAATATCACACGCGCACGTGACAATGGATGTTTCCCGACGAATTCAACCGGTGCGACGGCAGGGCACTCAGGCCGGGCTTTCAGGCACGGCTCGGTGGCTAGCATGGCGGCGTTCCCGACCCGGAAGGGTCACGAGTAGCGCCCACCGCCGCCCTGATCAAGGGCGACCTCCAGTCGTCACCAGGACTCCTGCCGCCAAGGACCGAGGGACCCCGGAATGTCAGTGCCTGCCCGCCCCCGCCAGCGCCGGAGTGCCAAAGGGGCGCGCTCCTCGCCGGCCGTGTTCCCTGTCGCCCTCCTCGTCACTGCCGTGAGCGCCGCGGCCGTCATCGTCGTCGCCCCGGCCGAGGCCCGCGGCTGGGTGACCGGCACCGCGGTCGTCGCCTGGGTGTGCTCGGCGCTTCTCGCCGCCGTCGCCACCCGTCTGCTGCGCATGGCCCGCCGGGAAGCCGAATCCCGCAGCGACGAGCTGGAGATGGCCCGCAAGCACGCGATGCAGCAGGCCGCGGACACCTCGCAGTTGGTCAACGTCGCCCTGCCGGGCCTCGTGCGTCAGGTGAAGGGCGGGACCCGGACCGCCGATGCCCTCGCTCGCGTCACGCCGCCGTCCGATCCGCACCTGCGCCAGGTGCTGGATGTCTTCGCCACCGAGCTCGACGCGCTGGTCCGCAGAGCCGGCCACGCCGAGTCCGAACTGGACACCCTGCGCGGCGAACTGGCCCAGGGCAGCGCCGAACTCGAGCGACTGACCGCCGAGACGCTGCCCTCCGCCGTCGCGTTGCTGCGCGAGGGAAGCTCCGCGGACACCGTCCTGGCCAAGTTCGACTGGCCGCGCAGTCCGCTGCTGCGCGACCCCGCCGAGTGGTTCGTGCGTGAACTCGCCTACAGCGAGCGCCGTTCGGCCGCCGCCCAGGCGGCGTCCGCCAAGGCTCTGAGCCGGGTGCAGGCCAAGACCGTCAGCATGCTCGCCGACCTGCGCGACATGCAGGAGCGGCACGGCGAGGAGGTCTTCGGCGACCTGCTGCGCCTGGACCACAGCACGTCGCAGCTGGGCCTGATGACCGACCGGCTGGCCCTTCTGATGGGCGGCCGTTCCAGCCGCGTCTGGAACAAGCCGATCGTGGTCGAGAGCGTACTGCGCGGCGCGGTCGGCCGGATCGCCGCCTACCGGCGAGTGCGCCTGCACAACTCCAGCAAGGCCGCCATCTCGGGCTTCGCCGCCGAGGGCGTGATGCACCTGCTGGCCGAACTCATGGACAACGCTGCCAACTTCTCGCCGCCCATCGACGAGGTCCACGTCTACGTGGAGGAACGCAGCGCCGGACTCGTCGTCACGATCGAGGACAGCGGCCTGAAGATGTCCGACGCCGCCATGCATCGCGCGGAGGAGGCTGTCGCGGGCCGGGTGACCGACCTGGCCTCGCTGCAGGGCACCCGGCTGGGACTGGCGGTCGTGGGACGGGTCGCCACGAAGTACGGCATCAGCGTCAACTACCGCCCCTCCTCGCGCGGCGGAACCGGCGTCGTCGTCCTCCTGCCGCCTCAACTGATGGCCCAGCAGCGCGAGCCCGTCGCCCCGGCGAGTCCCCGCCGCAGTCGGGAAGCCGCAGCCTCCGCGCCGGTCCCCGCGCCCGGACCGGCCCCGGCCACGGAGAAGCCGCTGCCGGTGCGCTCGCGCGCAGCCGACACGGACACCCCCGCCACCGGCCCACGTGGGCGCGGACCGGCCACTGCGGGGGGCCTGCCCGTGCGTGCCCCGGGCCGCACCATGGCCGAGGCAGAGCGGGGACGCCCCCGGCCGACAGCCGAAACGTCCCCCGCCCAGCCGGGGGAGCAGGGCCCGGCTCGCGACGCGGGAAGCCGCTTCGGCGCCTTCCATCGCGGCCGGCACGGCGCCGGGGAAGCCGGCGCCGATGACCCGCAGGAGGCCCCGCGCGACGAGTAGGCCGCGCACCCCAGCCCACCGGGCGCCCTCGCCCACCACTCCCGTACTGATCGCCCCACCTCGTTGGATTGGAGGTACGGGCCGGGTGACCCGCGAACGGTCGCACCCCGCCCCACCCACCATGGAGACCACTGACACCAGCCTGAGCTGGCTCCTGACGAACCTCATGGAGCGCACGCCGGGCACACGCCACGCCCTCGTCCTGTCCCGGACGGGCTGAAGCTGTGCTGGACGGAGCACATGACGCTCGACCAGGCCGACCAACTGGCCGCCATCTGTTCCGGAATCCAGGCGCTGTCCCAAGGCGCCTCGGTGGAGTTCGGCGACGGCACCGGCGGCGTGCGGCACGCCATGACCGAGTTCCACGGCGGCCTGCTGTTCATCGTGGAGGCCGGTGACGGCGCCCACCTGGCGGTCATCGCCGACGAGAGCGCCGACCCGGGCGTGGTGGGCCACCAGATGACCGAACTGGTCCAGCAGATCGGCGACCACCTGCGGGCCGAGCCCCGTACTCCCGCCAGCAGGGGTGCCACCACGTGATCCGCAAACCCGTGGACGTCGGTGATCCCGACCGGCTCTACATGGTCACGGGTGGGCGCAGCGAGGCCGACGACTTCTTCGACCTGGTGACGCTGGTCGTCAGCGAGAGCGAGCCGGCCTCCGGGATGCAGTCCGAGCACGCCCGCATCCTGGAGATGTGCCGGCATCCCACGGCCGTGGTCGAGATCTCGGCCGAACTGGCGTGCCCGTCACCGTGGTGCGGATCCTGCTCGGCGACCTGCACGACATGGGCAAGGTCAGCGCCCGCCATCCCCGCGCCGCCGAATCCGTCGCCGGCCTCCCCGAAACCGCCCTGCTCCAGGAGGTCCTCCATGGGCTCCGTAACCTCTGAGCTGCCTTCGCAGCGCACGCCGCTGGCCGATGCCGCCGAGACCGGCCTGAAGATCGTCGTCGTAGGCGGTTTTGGTGTCGGGAAGACCACCATGGTGCGCTCCGTCAGCGAGATCCGGGCCCTGAACACCGAGGAGGTGATGACGCAGGCCGGGTACGGCATCGACGAGACCAAAGGGTGGAGAAACAGAAACACCACGACCGTGGCCTTCGACTTCGGGCGCATCAGCCTCAGCCAGCGCATGGTGTTGTACCTCTTCGGCGCCCCCGGCCAGGAGCGCTTCTGGTTCCTGTGGGACCGCCTGTTCTCCGGCACGCTGGGCGCCGTGGTGCTGGTCGACACCCGCCGCATGGAGGACTCCTGGTGCGATACGACGACCGGCTCGAGCACCACGGCACGCC encodes:
- a CDS encoding ATP-binding protein is translated as MSVPARPRQRRSAKGARSSPAVFPVALLVTAVSAAAVIVVAPAEARGWVTGTAVVAWVCSALLAAVATRLLRMARREAESRSDELEMARKHAMQQAADTSQLVNVALPGLVRQVKGGTRTADALARVTPPSDPHLRQVLDVFATELDALVRRAGHAESELDTLRGELAQGSAELERLTAETLPSAVALLREGSSADTVLAKFDWPRSPLLRDPAEWFVRELAYSERRSAAAQAASAKALSRVQAKTVSMLADLRDMQERHGEEVFGDLLRLDHSTSQLGLMTDRLALLMGGRSSRVWNKPIVVESVLRGAVGRIAAYRRVRLHNSSKAAISGFAAEGVMHLLAELMDNAANFSPPIDEVHVYVEERSAGLVVTIEDSGLKMSDAAMHRAEEAVAGRVTDLASLQGTRLGLAVVGRVATKYGISVNYRPSSRGGTGVVVLLPPQLMAQQREPVAPASPRRSREAAASAPVPAPGPAPATEKPLPVRSRAADTDTPATGPRGRGPATAGGLPVRAPGRTMAEAERGRPRPTAETSPAQPGEQGPARDAGSRFGAFHRGRHGAGEAGADDPQEAPRDE
- a CDS encoding fasciclin domain-containing protein → MNTRIRRATGLLAAAAVLPLALAACSDGSSDKADSSDRAKASATRNSDASSGSTASTMDQPFGPACSAVPKNGAGSFDGMAKDPVATAASHNPALSTLVTAVKKAGLVDTLNNAQGITVFAPTNDAFGKIPEATLDKVLNDKAMLTKILTYHVVGQKLTPKDMENGSFDTLEKSKVMTSGSGESYTVQGSAKVVCGNVTTANATVYIIDTVLMPKS
- a CDS encoding sulfite oxidase; this translates as MRDDEKDQRVRTPWPRIALGALSGVLAGFAALAVADLLAGLARPQAGPIVAVGSASIDATPAAVKDWAVRRFGTDDKFVLQVGILAVLTALALTSGALAVRFRRVSAAGILLLGGVGAAAAVGRPDSTGLPDALPSVGGAAAGSLLLYALAGRLTMVARSSATTRPSAVTAAEASPPPSAGWDRRGFVLGAVSAAAVSTAVGAIGRSLNSSRGRDAIASRDAVVLPTPGSPARSAAGRTGLRVRGISPFVTSNSAFYRVDTALVVPRVDTGDWRLRIHGRGVRRPARFSFDDLLARDLIERDITLTCVSNEVGGPYVGNARWTGVRLADLLAECGVEPPSRGGPADQLVSRSVDGMTIGTPVEDVMDGRDAMLALGMNGEPLPFAHGFPVRMVVPGLYGFVSACKWIKDIELTTFDSYDPYWVRRGWARRAPVKTGSRIDTPKPFARPASGTVMIAGVAWAQGRGIGRVEVRVDDGPWREADLAAQDTRDTWRQWSLPWKATRGGHTLTVRATDRTGAVQTTERTRTIPDGASGRHSVVVTVE
- a CDS encoding anti-sigma factor domain-containing protein, yielding MTTADPHTLTGAYAVHALHDEERAAFESHLDGCDACRQEVAEFTATTGRLARTTTVRTRPAMREQVLQRITGVRQVSPETAPPEPAGGGVRRGRGPAWWALAASVAAAATFGGAAVWQHERAEDAQHQAAQAERRADDLAGVLAAPDATSRSARVGGGAGTLVVSVRRDRAVFVSSDMPAPPRGKVYQLWFSDGGKMRSAGLMDPDRSSQTVLMQGAVHGASEVGITVEPAGGSKQPTSVPVALLALPT